Within the Bombyx mori chromosome 24, ASM3026992v2 genome, the region GCTCGGTTGTCcgtgtaattaaaaaagaaattgaatcGTTCTcgagacaaaaaataaaaataaaaaatcgtcgaTGAAACTTCTTTAACCGCCGAAACCGTACAGGGTGCGACCTTGGCGTTTCAGAGCGTACACAACATCCATAGCGGTGACGGTCTTCCTCTTGGCGTGTTCGGTGTATGTGACAGCGTCGCGGATCACGTTTTCGAGGAACACTTTGAGAACGCCGCGGGTCTCTTCGTATATAAGACCGGAGATACGTTTCACTCCACCTCTGCGAGCCAAACGACGGATAGCCGGTTTCGTGATGCCCTGGATGTTATCACGCAACACCTTCCTGTGACGTTTAGCGCCCCCCTTTCCAAGACCTTTGCCTCCTTTACCGCGACCGGTCATCTTGACGAACTTCTCGGTTTGTGTTTTGTATTAGTAGTAGCAGCAGACTTTAACGCGTTGCGCGACGAACGACGAATGAGCCTccgaaaattttttttttttttttttttttttttttttttttttcctacctaagctgatagccctagcggctatttcagcgtagccttaactttagtaggtgagctcacggggctcaaacctgacgatgttgctaacacgaaccctagcaagagtcgtgcttcgcagaatctaccaccggatcggaaacgcgacccactgagaagatccggcgagaaactcagtgggctgtgtctgagagttaatttactcgtcgagcccttcgtcgcaagcgacgggttcgacgagaacggtgaccggtgcttgaagtacctaaaagcaccgttagtggatcaggaggatccgagatgacgtgtttagggcgacgtcgactgctttccattctgtccgcaggatcgggaatgtagttaccggcggccacgatgagagggttctcgtgtcgtgccgctttatcgaagtggcgcatggacgccgactgaagatacttactgatggactctaagtccaggtcgtcatggaggtcgacgttcctgacgaaccacggggctccgacggctatcctgcaaaaacgggattgaataatttgaaaggattttaagtgtatgcgggccgcgtgagcgaacactacacttgcataggtcatgacggggcgtatgcaagttttgtagagtgtcaccttatttctaagggacattttacttcgcctacatatcatcgggtagagacgtcctagaatgaaggcggcacggtcgcgtaccgtcttgatgtgggggcggaatgtcatcctactgtcgagggtgacgcctaaatatttgaccttcggggcccacggtatgggctggtcgaacatcgtgattgggcgaacggcgggggcggggttattgacgcgcctagtcgggagagggatgctcagcgtggtgttcggagggcgaccccttttgaagagcaccgctgtgcttttcgtggggttaatgtcgatgcgccacttccggaaccactgtcccatggtggtagctgcggtctgaagtcgtcgatgaagcaacgccttcttcctacacgagtagtagatggcggtgtcatcggcgaagagcgccagatgggtctccggagaccggggtatatcgttgatatacaaactgaatagtaacggggagagggcggagccttgcgggactccggctgtgacgtgacggggccgggaacgcgttccctcgactcgatatcggaacgaacggttcgacaagtagtctcgtatgatgagctcCGAAAATTACGTTCGGACCTATATTTATACGCTGCGCCTGTGCGCGCAACCACGGACGATTCTTTGAACGTTGTAAAGCGACGcggggagggggggggggggggggtaatATTCACAACGACGTTGTCTTCTTAGTTTATCGAATCGAACGTTTGAATACAATTTACTATATCACAATTATATCTgaaatagttatatatattatttatttatatatttacgttcaacgtatatttaatttaatacgaCTACGGTATACGGTATATGTTAtcgtaatacataatataatatattatacaatgaaacgggtaagttaaaaataataataataaataacagtagGCAGTGTGTATTCTGTTATATGAATAAATTGCGGCCCTGAAAAGGGccttttttgtttcttcataATAAAATCAGCATCGCGAGACGGcgtagtaaattaaataataacacacatcaatcaatcaattaattGGTCATCAACAAATAATTTACGCACGTTCACCTCTGATTCTGCGGGCGAGCTGTATGTCTTTTGGCATTATTGTCACACGTTTCGCGTGAATAGCGCAAAGGTTCGTGTCCTCGAAGAGACCGACCAGATACGCCTCGCTGGCTTCCTGCAGGGCCATCACCGCCGAACTCTGAAAACGGAGATCGGTCTTGAAGTCTTGAGCTATCTCACGGACGAGACGCTGGAAAGGCAGTTTGCGAATCAAGAGTTCCGTGCTCTTCTGGTAACGACGAATCTCACGAAGGGCGACCGTCCCGGGCCTGTAACGATGAGGCTTCTTGACACCTCCTGTTGCCGGTGCGCTCTTACGAGCGGCCTTAGTCGCCAATTGCTTGCGAGGAGCTTTACCTCCGGTCGACTTACGAGCAGTCTGTTTGGTACGCGCCATTTCGAGACGAGTTCACGACGTAAACGTACGAATAGATAGATAGGTAGGTAAGTAAGTAAACGATAATACGTCCGCGTCCGCGCGCTACGAACGAACGAGATACACTAAAAATGTCGTCGTCACTACCCACTCgtatttatacttttttgaaGTCACGAATCGAACGGGCTCGTCTCGCTCTATTGTATGGAGATGCGTGCTCGCACGCATCTCCATACAATAGAGCGAGACGgatatattcaaaatttaatgtgttttaattgttattattaaatatataatatctatttcttatacataggtacatatattgtttatttatttatttattaataataatttaatgattttactttttataCATCACACATTACATTCACTTTTGGTTATTAGAATACTACTGCTACAActaatattatgatttaataatatataaaaatcggTGTGTGATGCATGATAGGTATATTGGTATTTgaggtatattaaaaataataacaacaatatgtaatttatttaattcttataaATAGAtcgtatattaataataataatcattttattgATAGATTTTGCGGCCCTGAAAAGGGCCTTTTGTCGATGTAAATGCAACCGAAACACGCATACGAACAGCGTACGGTCGTGCATCAGTTTTGTGAGTTTGAAATAATTACCGAAGTCATGAAGAAAGTTACTTGGAGCTCGTGTATTTCGTGACGGCTTTGGTTCCTTCACTGACCGCGTGCTTGGCGAGTTCACCCGGTAACAACAATCTCACTGAAGTCTGAACCTCCCTCGAGGTTATCGTCGAACGCTTGTTGTAATGGGCGAGACGAGAAGCTTCTGCAGCGATACGTTCGAAGATGTCGTTCACGAACGAATTCATGATCGACATGGCTTTACTCGAAATACCGGTGTCGGGATGGACCTGCTTCAGCACTTTGTAAATGTAAATGGCGTAACTTTCCTTCCTCTTgtgcttcttctttttcttatcGGTCTTCGAAATATTTTTCTGGGCTTTACCAGATTTCTTGGCGGCCTTTCCACTAGTCTTAGGCGGCATGATGATTCGATATTAGTATTTAGATTGCTATTTAGAAATCCCCACGGAACGCAAACGTAACGGACGTCCGGCACGGTTAACGTGAAgcggtagaataaaaaaattgcaagcaagaagggtcgtcgtaccccctttcgggggtacggaacgggcctcggggcaatccccactgcccgggacgaagctccctgccacacagggcaggggtgatgtGGATGCAAGATGTTATACTAGGGGGGGGCTGTTCGTTATGCGCGTCTCGGcgcactacatcgacaaaataaataaatacttaaatataatacgatgggcttgaatGGCTCCAGGGATGACGCCCGGCAGCAGGATCCTCCGGCGTCGTGttgtcctctgcttcctaaagctaatttttttttttttttttttttttttttttttttttttttttttttttttttttttttttttttttttttttttttttttttttttttccttactgactaactacaagctaactaaaactaaactacactactatttacaacagcacaggacaacagtcagcggatacgaggggcccgccaccggccccatgccgcggccccgcctctacaagtcagagggggagccgcggcactagtaaggcgctcacccgctccgggctccccagaaggggaagtccgtcacggggaggggccgacttaaaacactccccaaacgggggagtggtccaccctctggggtggaaaatgggtccccataggggggcaccccaacaatgtggggggaagtgacgagtgtggacagctcagtcccatgggggcactcattatgagcactcccatatcactccgattaagccgactatcttaccatagccgggggttccagtagctcccttggtagcgccagaccatcaggtggtctagcgtgcaagggagctaaattgtggagatgctcgtggggtccaccgtcagcccgctcgtaaagattacgagctagcctccggatgaactcctcgagcgactccacatccagatcccgggcgattacggcattactgacgtaacgccctgctccgactatcgtgcgaagagccagattctgctgggcctgtaacttcacccgcatggcctgcgggatgaggtgataccaggccgcagctgcgtacgtgatacgggaacggacatacgtcttataaatgccgagcttagtc harbors:
- the LOC134201310 gene encoding uncharacterized protein LOC134201310 gives rise to the protein MTGRGKGGKGLGKGGAKRHRKVLRDNIQGITKPAIRRLARRGGVKRISGLIYEETRGVLKVFLENVIRDAVTYTEHAKRKTVTAMDVVYALKRQGRTLPSYVLRMRSGRLEMARTKQTARKSTGGKAPRKQLATKAARKSAPATGGVKKPHRYRPGTVALREIRRYQKSTELLIRKLPFQRLVREIAQDFKTDLRFQSSAVMALQEASEAYLVGLFEDTNLCKFVKMTGRGKGGKGLGKGGAKRHRKVLRDNIQGITKPAIRRLARRGGVKRISGLIYEETRGVLKVFLENVIRDAVTYTEHAKRKTVTAMDVVYALKRQGRTLYGFGG
- the LOC134201309 gene encoding histone H2B, which codes for MPPKTSGKAAKKSGKAQKNISKTDKKKKKHKRKESYAIYIYKVLKQVHPDTGISSKAMSIMNSFVNDIFERIAAEASRLAHYNKRSTITSREVQTSVRLLLPGELAKHAVSEGTKAVTKYTSSK